A stretch of Candidatus Acidulodesulfobacterium acidiphilum DNA encodes these proteins:
- the purS gene encoding phosphoribosylformylglycinamidine synthase subunit PurS has product MNKKAFIKIMLKDEVLDPQGKAVLSVLKSSGYDNVKDVRVGKYIEVDFAGEVKDGHVALKGEAEEISEKILSNPLIEEFTIEIK; this is encoded by the coding sequence ATGAATAAAAAAGCTTTTATAAAAATAATGCTGAAAGATGAAGTATTAGACCCTCAGGGTAAAGCCGTTTTGTCGGTTCTTAAATCCTCCGGTTACGATAACGTAAAAGACGTAAGAGTAGGCAAGTATATAGAGGTCGATTTTGCCGGAGAAGTAAAGGACGGACATGTCGCTCTAAAGGGAGAGGCAGAAGAGATTTCAGAAAAAATTTTGTCAAATCCCCTAATCGAAGAATTTACTATAGAAATTAAATAA
- the purQ gene encoding phosphoribosylformylglycinamidine synthase subunit PurQ: MNNKKIKAGITVFPGSNCDADVYRVLNEVFGLSASFIWHKNKIKNLGEYDFIVIPGGFSYGDYLRSGALAARSPVMEYVKDYAYKSGIVLGICNGFQILLEAGLLNGVMLTNNSLKFECKDVYLKTLNTETPFTCALKKDSLLKMPIAHHDGNYFAEKKIIKGLNDKNAVIFKYCDENGDITELSNPNGSMYNIAGISNENGNIMGLMPHPERSSEKILGSEDGGYIFKSIVKYVKER, from the coding sequence ATGAATAATAAAAAAATAAAAGCCGGCATAACGGTTTTTCCCGGCTCGAACTGCGATGCCGACGTATATAGGGTTTTGAACGAAGTATTTGGGCTTAGCGCCTCGTTTATATGGCATAAAAATAAAATTAAAAATCTTGGCGAATATGATTTTATAGTAATTCCCGGCGGATTCTCCTACGGCGATTATTTAAGATCCGGCGCTCTTGCCGCCAGAAGTCCCGTAATGGAATACGTTAAAGACTATGCCTATAAAAGCGGTATAGTGTTAGGAATATGCAACGGCTTCCAGATACTTCTTGAAGCAGGTCTTTTAAACGGGGTTATGCTCACCAATAATTCTTTAAAATTTGAATGTAAAGACGTTTATTTAAAAACGCTAAATACGGAAACGCCTTTTACATGCGCTTTAAAAAAAGACTCTTTGCTAAAAATGCCTATTGCCCATCACGATGGGAACTATTTTGCGGAAAAGAAAATAATAAAAGGCTTAAACGATAAAAATGCCGTAATTTTTAAATATTGCGACGAAAACGGCGATATAACCGAACTTTCAAACCCCAACGGTTCTATGTATAATATTGCGGGCATTTCAAACGAAAACGGCAATATTATGGGGTTAATGCCCCACCCCGAAAGATCTTCCGAAAAAATACTCGGAAGCGAAGACGGAGGATATATATTTAAGTCTATCGTTAAATATGTAAAAGAAAGATAA
- the purL gene encoding phosphoribosylformylglycinamidine synthase subunit PurL produces the protein MDKDNVSAKKNDIKKTEKLFGLSAEEYGKISELLGHEPDAFELGIFSAMWSEHCSYKSSKVYLKTLPTEGGKVLIGPGENAGVVDFGDGDVLVFKMESHNHPSFIEPFQGSATGVGGIMRDIFTMGARPVANLNSLRFGSFSHPRTPYYLSEVVKGIGFYGNCMGVPTVGGEVVFDECYNDNILVNAFTIGIAKKDGIFLSSKCEVGNIVVYVGSSTGMDGIHGATMASEEFDLKKNKKRSTVQVGDPFTEKLLLEACLEAMEKKLIVSIQDMGAAGLTSSSFEMADSSGKGMIINLDAIPLRTSEITPVEMMLSESQERMLLACGRDKFNELKAVFDKWGLNCVEVGEVIKEKEIRFFYKSKLYKTLSVNTVVNGPEYKRPVKKPEYLNSVKPLNIDNYKIPENFNDTAFKIITHPNIASKKSVFTQYDYTIGTATIVPPGFSAAVLRVNVGGAGKKGFLLNASGNSKYTYLDPFTGGALAVTECSRNISACGGYPAAITDCLNFASPEDPEVMWQFVNALEGIKSAALKLNTPVISGNVSFYNETAKKDGDKMTVHKIYPTPVIGMLGFIDDVEKAVTPYFKNEGDEIYILGRLSGNLGGSLYMDLEYVNFMQKPSKIDLDYEVRLQNCLRSLINKGLLKSASDISEGGIFVSLAESAITSPNQTLGFAVNYDTSKSGVRIDSFLFSEFEQAFIISVDKKLSGPQKTAVSEICADYGIKLEKIGNVKKGIMKINDKIDLKSDKIKEGYFSVI, from the coding sequence ATGGACAAAGATAACGTTAGCGCTAAAAAAAACGATATAAAAAAAACCGAAAAACTTTTCGGTTTGTCCGCGGAAGAATATGGCAAAATTTCGGAACTGCTCGGACATGAGCCGGATGCTTTTGAACTAGGTATATTTTCGGCTATGTGGTCGGAACACTGTTCTTATAAAAGTTCCAAAGTTTATTTGAAAACTCTGCCGACGGAAGGAGGCAAAGTTCTTATAGGACCGGGCGAAAATGCCGGAGTAGTGGATTTTGGAGACGGCGACGTACTTGTGTTTAAAATGGAAAGCCATAATCATCCTTCTTTTATAGAGCCTTTTCAGGGTTCGGCCACCGGAGTAGGCGGCATTATGCGCGATATCTTTACTATGGGAGCAAGGCCGGTAGCAAATCTAAATTCTTTAAGATTTGGAAGTTTTTCTCATCCAAGGACTCCTTATTATCTGTCGGAAGTCGTTAAAGGAATAGGTTTTTACGGAAACTGTATGGGCGTTCCGACCGTAGGCGGAGAAGTCGTATTCGACGAATGTTATAACGACAATATCTTAGTAAACGCTTTTACTATAGGTATAGCTAAAAAAGACGGAATATTTCTTTCCTCTAAGTGCGAAGTCGGCAATATAGTAGTTTATGTCGGTTCATCGACCGGAATGGACGGAATACACGGAGCTACTATGGCATCGGAAGAATTCGATTTAAAAAAGAACAAAAAAAGAAGCACCGTTCAAGTAGGGGATCCTTTTACGGAAAAACTTCTTCTAGAAGCATGCCTTGAAGCTATGGAAAAAAAACTTATAGTTTCTATACAGGATATGGGCGCCGCCGGTTTAACCAGTTCGTCGTTTGAAATGGCGGATAGCAGCGGAAAAGGAATGATTATAAATTTAGACGCAATTCCGTTAAGAACGTCCGAAATTACTCCGGTAGAAATGATGTTATCGGAATCTCAGGAGAGAATGCTGCTGGCATGCGGCAGGGATAAATTTAACGAATTAAAAGCGGTTTTCGACAAATGGGGATTGAATTGCGTCGAAGTAGGCGAAGTTATTAAGGAAAAAGAAATCAGATTTTTTTATAAATCAAAACTATATAAAACGTTAAGCGTAAATACCGTAGTAAACGGACCCGAATATAAAAGGCCGGTTAAAAAACCTGAGTACTTAAACAGCGTAAAACCGTTAAATATAGACAATTATAAAATACCGGAAAATTTTAACGATACAGCCTTCAAAATAATAACGCATCCTAATATAGCCTCTAAAAAAAGCGTTTTTACCCAGTACGATTATACGATAGGGACGGCTACCATTGTTCCGCCGGGCTTTTCCGCCGCGGTTTTAAGGGTTAACGTCGGAGGAGCAGGTAAAAAAGGCTTTTTGTTAAACGCAAGCGGAAACTCAAAATATACATATTTAGATCCGTTTACCGGAGGAGCGCTTGCCGTGACCGAGTGTTCGCGCAATATCAGCGCTTGCGGCGGATATCCGGCAGCTATTACCGACTGTCTTAATTTTGCAAGTCCCGAAGATCCCGAAGTTATGTGGCAGTTCGTAAATGCATTAGAAGGCATAAAATCTGCCGCATTAAAATTAAATACTCCTGTTATAAGCGGAAACGTTAGTTTTTATAACGAAACTGCAAAAAAAGACGGCGATAAAATGACGGTTCATAAAATTTATCCTACGCCGGTTATAGGCATGCTCGGTTTTATAGACGACGTCGAAAAAGCGGTAACCCCGTATTTTAAAAACGAAGGCGACGAAATTTATATTCTGGGCAGATTATCCGGCAATCTCGGCGGCAGTTTGTATATGGACTTAGAATACGTAAATTTTATGCAAAAACCTTCTAAGATAGATTTAGATTATGAAGTCCGACTTCAAAACTGCCTGAGGTCGTTAATAAATAAGGGATTATTAAAAAGCGCCTCTGATATTAGCGAAGGCGGAATTTTTGTTTCGCTGGCGGAGAGCGCAATAACGTCTCCAAATCAAACTCTCGGCTTCGCAGTAAATTACGATACCTCAAAAAGCGGCGTTAGAATAGACTCTTTCTTGTTTTCTGAATTCGAACAGGCGTTTATAATAAGCGTAGATAAAAAATTAAGCGGACCGCAAAAAACGGCTGTTTCGGAAATTTGCGCCGATTACGGAATAAAATTGGAAAAAATCGGCAATGTTAAAAAAGGCATAATGAAAATTAACGACAAAATAGACTTAAAAAGTGATAAAATAAAAGAAGGATATTTTTCCGTTATTTAA